The Brasilonema sennae CENA114 genome includes a region encoding these proteins:
- the psb35 gene encoding photosystem II assembly protein Psb35: MYFLMEAAAQAVKEPYQFPFAFTAVYVIGFIAAVSIGSIAWFNSKRPVGWEDKERPDVVPKVDTDSTPGLGEPKGEK; encoded by the coding sequence ATGTATTTTTTGATGGAAGCAGCAGCGCAAGCAGTCAAAGAGCCATACCAGTTTCCTTTTGCTTTCACCGCTGTGTATGTGATTGGCTTTATTGCTGCTGTCAGCATTGGCTCAATTGCTTGGTTCAACTCTAAACGTCCTGTAGGTTGGGAAGACAAAGAGCGTCCTGATGTTGTACCTAAAGTTGATACAGACTCAACTCCAGGACTGGGTGAGCCGAAAGGTGAGAAATAG